One region of Pseudoalteromonas galatheae genomic DNA includes:
- a CDS encoding CocE/NonD family hydrolase: MIISVLLSMLLSVSAYSKNLVLPSEIRDEGEIQRVAITELAKSSLAAYVASTPKVNLNTLLNLQLAAQQYEDASSILKQIKKKNIDDSQIEELPLRIVAQAKLLSHQSNLTEEQAFSASFRDIFAALDNVDASKVINYFHNDRFTPHEALRSVLNTHAGQSSISLSDAIILIKHYQESKGAELWQPIISSLISEDDSKRYIIDDKVLIKTPDGAHISAILVRSKTAKKALPALLNFTIYVNKNKDLGRARASAAHGYVGMVAYTRGKAYSPQTPVPYEYDGQDANTVIDWLSKQTWVDGRVGMFGGSYDGFTQWAAAKYTHPALKTIVPYVANNPGNGLPVENNIFLLVNYAWAFYTTNNKTLDKEIYADRERWGSLNDKWFKSGKAYRQVDSIDGLPNKWYQKWLMHPSYDEYWRNMLPYKDEFSKINIPVLTITGYYDDGQKSAINFLRDHYKYKPNAEHYLLIGPYDHFGAQASKKSESLRGYKIDPVAQFDTAEVTYQWMDHVFYGADKPDLVKDKINYQVMGANKWKHAPSLSALSTETLTLYLSNQKVNDKYELVSEKPDDKVFLTQEVNFADRTTTNNDYYPYPIIGKKPDIASGYTFISKPFEESVEVSGNFSGEIKASINKRDMDVGVVLYEVMPDGQLFHLSYYLGRASFAKDITNRVLLTPGKVESIAFNRTRFISKKLRKGSRLMVTLNVNKNPYAQINYGTGKDVSDENISDAKTPLEVKWYINSFINVPIVR, from the coding sequence GTGATTATTAGCGTTTTGCTGAGTATGTTGCTGAGTGTATCGGCCTACTCAAAAAATCTTGTATTACCCAGCGAGATAAGAGATGAAGGAGAGATCCAACGAGTTGCAATAACAGAACTCGCGAAATCGAGCTTAGCTGCATATGTTGCGTCTACACCGAAAGTCAATTTAAATACTTTACTCAATTTGCAGTTAGCTGCACAGCAATACGAAGACGCAAGTAGCATACTTAAGCAGATTAAAAAGAAAAATATCGATGATAGTCAAATAGAAGAACTTCCTCTTAGGATTGTTGCACAGGCAAAGCTCCTTAGTCATCAATCTAACCTTACCGAGGAGCAGGCCTTTTCTGCTTCATTTAGAGATATTTTTGCTGCACTAGACAATGTCGACGCTAGTAAAGTTATCAATTATTTTCATAATGACAGGTTTACACCACATGAAGCGCTAAGAAGTGTATTAAATACACACGCAGGGCAGAGCAGCATTTCACTCTCGGATGCGATCATCTTGATCAAGCACTATCAAGAATCCAAAGGCGCTGAACTTTGGCAACCTATCATCTCTAGCTTAATTTCTGAAGATGATAGCAAACGCTATATTATTGACGACAAGGTTTTAATAAAGACACCTGACGGGGCGCATATTTCCGCAATCTTAGTTCGCTCTAAAACGGCTAAAAAAGCATTGCCAGCTTTGCTGAACTTCACTATTTACGTAAATAAAAATAAAGACCTTGGTAGAGCGAGAGCGTCAGCAGCGCATGGATACGTTGGCATGGTTGCTTACACCAGAGGTAAAGCCTACAGTCCACAAACTCCTGTACCTTATGAATACGACGGACAAGATGCTAACACCGTTATCGATTGGTTGAGTAAGCAGACTTGGGTTGATGGACGAGTAGGTATGTTTGGCGGCAGTTATGATGGCTTCACTCAATGGGCCGCTGCCAAATATACCCACCCTGCATTAAAAACCATTGTCCCTTATGTGGCTAACAATCCGGGGAATGGCTTACCTGTTGAAAACAACATATTTTTGCTGGTTAATTACGCTTGGGCTTTTTACACAACAAATAACAAAACACTAGATAAAGAGATTTATGCTGATCGTGAGCGTTGGGGATCTCTCAACGATAAGTGGTTTAAAAGTGGCAAAGCATATCGCCAAGTAGATAGCATCGATGGTTTGCCAAATAAGTGGTATCAAAAATGGTTGATGCATCCAAGTTATGATGAATATTGGCGCAACATGCTACCTTACAAAGACGAGTTTTCTAAGATCAACATACCTGTTTTAACTATCACAGGATATTATGATGATGGGCAAAAATCAGCTATCAACTTCCTTAGAGATCACTATAAGTATAAACCTAATGCAGAGCACTATTTGTTAATTGGTCCTTATGATCACTTTGGTGCTCAGGCATCAAAAAAATCTGAGTCACTACGGGGATACAAAATAGATCCTGTGGCACAATTTGATACTGCTGAAGTGACCTATCAGTGGATGGATCATGTTTTTTATGGCGCTGACAAACCTGACTTAGTTAAAGATAAAATAAATTATCAAGTTATGGGCGCCAATAAGTGGAAACATGCACCATCTCTCTCGGCTCTAAGCACGGAAACTTTAACTTTATATCTTAGTAATCAGAAAGTTAACGATAAATATGAACTGGTCTCGGAAAAACCAGATGATAAAGTATTCTTAACTCAAGAAGTAAACTTTGCAGATAGAACGACAACCAATAATGATTACTATCCTTATCCAATTATCGGTAAAAAGCCTGATATTGCGAGTGGATATACTTTTATTAGTAAACCATTCGAAGAAAGTGTGGAGGTCTCTGGTAATTTTAGTGGCGAAATTAAAGCAAGTATCAATAAAAGGGATATGGATGTTGGCGTTGTGCTCTATGAGGTGATGCCTGATGGTCAGCTATTTCATCTATCCTATTATCTTGGTAGGGCTAGTTTTGCGAAAGATATTACCAACAGAGTCTTGCTAACTCCTGGGAAAGTTGAGTCTATTGCGTTTAACAGAACTCGGTTTATAAGTAAAAAGTTGCGCAAGGGCAGTCGGTTAATGGTCACGTTAAACGTGAATAAAAACCCTTATGCACAAATTAACTATGGGACAGGAAAGGATGTGAGTGATGAAAATATTAGTGACGCTAAAACACCATTAGAGGTGAAATGGTATATAAACAGCTTTATAAATGTACCTATTGTTCGTTGA
- a CDS encoding hemolysin family protein has product MDFFWVLLLISLSAVFALCEISLAAARKVKLQTLFDLGDIRAKKVLYLQANAHQFFAAVQVVLNALAIVAGMIGESVFTPYILQLLNWIASFMDAEVTAYASILLQISTVVSFLLITSLFVLFADLLPKRIAMVIPETIAMRFIHLMLASVWVFKPIIWLFNVFADWIIKLFNLPNERDEQVTRDDIYAVVDQSAEQGELCEHEYNIIGNVLDLNQTNITQAMINRDAIVWLDVQESEENLSALIQVHSFQQYLLCDGSLDKVIAAPEAKQLLSNILAKKPLLDGQHQEFHKPVILLDTLSLSDALDGLKSHESNCAVVINEFSTVVGMVTLSSILNLIALKDDQAIEAQFRQKDNTRWLVQGDMSIKDFQTSVVEYEFEPIEAIETLAGFVIHRLKHFPAEGESLEVDGFKFKVMEIQGLAIKQIEVTKEPTL; this is encoded by the coding sequence GTGGACTTTTTTTGGGTGTTGTTACTCATTAGCTTGAGTGCAGTTTTCGCGCTGTGTGAAATATCATTGGCAGCGGCACGCAAAGTTAAATTACAAACCTTATTTGATCTTGGTGACATAAGAGCCAAGAAAGTATTGTACTTGCAGGCCAATGCGCATCAATTTTTTGCGGCAGTGCAGGTGGTACTCAATGCCTTGGCTATTGTAGCGGGTATGATAGGTGAGTCGGTTTTTACCCCCTATATTTTGCAACTACTAAATTGGATTGCAAGCTTTATGGATGCAGAAGTTACAGCTTATGCCTCGATATTATTGCAAATATCCACAGTGGTGTCATTTTTACTGATCACATCGTTATTTGTATTGTTTGCTGATTTATTGCCAAAACGAATAGCCATGGTCATCCCTGAAACCATCGCGATGCGATTTATTCATCTTATGCTTGCCAGTGTTTGGGTTTTTAAACCGATTATCTGGCTTTTTAACGTGTTTGCCGATTGGATAATAAAGCTATTCAATTTACCAAATGAACGTGATGAACAGGTAACGCGTGATGATATTTATGCGGTGGTTGATCAAAGTGCTGAGCAGGGTGAACTATGCGAGCACGAATACAATATCATTGGCAATGTGCTTGATCTTAACCAGACTAATATTACCCAAGCGATGATCAACCGCGATGCAATCGTATGGTTAGACGTTCAAGAATCAGAAGAAAACCTGAGTGCGTTAATTCAAGTGCATAGTTTTCAACAATATTTACTGTGTGATGGCTCACTAGACAAAGTGATCGCTGCGCCTGAAGCCAAGCAGCTGCTTAGCAATATTTTGGCTAAAAAGCCGTTGCTGGATGGTCAACATCAAGAATTCCATAAGCCGGTAATTTTGCTTGATACCCTAAGCCTCTCCGATGCGTTGGATGGACTTAAGAGTCATGAAAGCAATTGCGCGGTGGTGATCAATGAGTTTTCGACTGTGGTTGGGATGGTAACGTTATCCAGCATCTTGAATTTAATTGCACTGAAAGACGACCAGGCAATAGAGGCCCAATTTCGGCAAAAGGATAACACCCGATGGTTAGTGCAGGGCGATATGTCGATTAAGGACTTTCAAACTTCGGTGGTTGAGTACGAGTTTGAACCGATTGAAGCCATAGAAACTTTAGCTGGCTTTGTGATCCACAGATTAAAGCATTTTCCTGCTGAAGGCGAGTCGTTAGAAGTTGACGGTTTTAAGTTTAAAGTAATGGAAATTCAAGGTTTGGCCATTAAACAAATTGAAGTTACCAAAGAGCCAACCTTGTGA
- a CDS encoding S9 family peptidase, with protein MKYNLIKVKTTIISSLVLAGLSLSGCQVGSFTQKTTHTVAQTQTQLIALKDLFSEQTMESVSLSPDGEWIAFLQPHNGANNIHLVRKGGGLSDAKPITYLTDSVDNFVWSYHTNEIIFSKDHEGNENKQIFTLQFNPNNLKNSIRIKNLTNKEDVNYILAKQLHDNSNKLAVFANLLQSDTYSLYQLDTKTQTMTLIDPNELKFSKAILNRAGEIMVGVVLNNDSSMTLYKKEEQSWQQVLRTQPGEQVEVIGYNESKHTAVLSGSIQGRDKQELIELDLGTNILHTLHSDPLNNSDLYHVILQDDGQPLIAAYYDSRLRNYPLTESAASILSRITSHFGTDADIHVEQIEGKTGHWHITTKYANKPDEQFVFNPNTDQLIGLLNSEPSFDPELLGTRQSINYTATDGTKIQAYLTLPKYANTTLPTIVLPHGGPWVRDKWEFSSGYFVPIAHYFANRGYAVLQPNFRGSTGFGKHFTSAGNKQWGIGSMQQDITDGVHYLVAQGITDKNRVGIMGASYGGFAALAGATFTPDLYKAVISYVGPSDLNVFMASFPEAYRPYLGNFYAAIGDPAIEADRKDMAARSPINFIDNIKAPIMLIQGANDPRVPQEQSELIAKALFNAQLPVEYILAKNEGHGFIQHNNKLASIIAMERFFAIHLGGTKSDSDDPDLANHLATLTVDVSTL; from the coding sequence ATGAAATACAATTTAATAAAAGTAAAAACGACAATTATCAGCTCACTTGTCCTTGCTGGGCTATCCCTAAGTGGTTGCCAAGTTGGTTCATTTACACAAAAAACCACACATACCGTTGCTCAAACGCAAACTCAGTTAATCGCGTTAAAAGATCTATTCAGTGAGCAAACAATGGAAAGTGTATCGCTATCACCTGATGGTGAATGGATTGCATTTCTTCAACCGCACAATGGTGCGAATAATATTCATCTAGTACGCAAAGGGGGGGGTCTCTCTGATGCTAAACCAATCACCTACCTAACAGATTCTGTTGATAATTTCGTATGGTCTTATCACACGAATGAGATCATATTCAGCAAAGATCACGAGGGCAATGAAAACAAACAAATCTTCACGCTTCAGTTCAATCCTAATAATCTTAAAAATAGTATAAGAATTAAAAACCTAACGAACAAAGAAGATGTAAATTACATTCTTGCAAAGCAGCTCCACGATAATTCAAACAAGCTGGCTGTATTTGCAAACCTGCTACAAAGTGATACATACAGCCTGTACCAGCTAGACACAAAAACCCAAACTATGACACTGATCGATCCCAATGAGCTGAAATTTAGCAAGGCGATACTGAATCGCGCTGGAGAAATTATGGTGGGTGTCGTTTTAAACAATGATAGCTCTATGACTTTATACAAAAAAGAAGAGCAATCATGGCAACAGGTTTTGCGCACACAACCTGGTGAACAAGTTGAAGTTATTGGCTATAACGAGTCAAAGCACACCGCAGTACTGTCAGGCAGCATTCAAGGGCGAGATAAGCAAGAACTTATTGAGCTTGATCTCGGTACAAATATATTACACACGCTACATAGTGATCCGCTCAATAACTCAGACTTATATCATGTTATTTTACAAGATGATGGACAACCTCTTATCGCGGCATATTATGATTCGAGGCTAAGAAACTACCCGCTCACTGAAAGTGCAGCATCTATACTATCTCGTATTACTTCACATTTCGGAACAGACGCAGACATACATGTTGAACAAATAGAAGGTAAAACTGGACATTGGCATATCACCACAAAGTATGCCAATAAGCCAGACGAACAATTTGTATTTAACCCAAATACTGATCAGCTTATTGGCCTGCTAAATTCAGAACCTTCGTTTGACCCTGAGCTGCTAGGCACAAGACAGTCAATCAACTATACAGCAACAGATGGTACAAAAATCCAAGCATATTTAACATTGCCTAAATATGCTAACACCACACTTCCCACAATTGTATTGCCACATGGCGGCCCTTGGGTAAGAGATAAGTGGGAATTTAGCAGTGGTTACTTTGTTCCTATTGCACATTACTTTGCCAACAGAGGTTATGCCGTTCTACAACCTAATTTCAGAGGCTCAACAGGGTTTGGTAAACATTTTACTAGCGCAGGTAACAAACAATGGGGCATAGGTTCAATGCAGCAAGATATTACTGATGGCGTGCATTATCTTGTTGCTCAAGGCATCACAGATAAAAATCGTGTTGGTATTATGGGAGCGTCGTATGGTGGTTTTGCTGCATTAGCGGGAGCGACGTTTACACCAGATTTATATAAAGCCGTTATTTCATATGTAGGGCCTTCTGATCTTAATGTATTTATGGCGTCATTCCCTGAGGCATATAGACCATATTTAGGTAACTTCTACGCTGCAATTGGTGATCCGGCAATTGAGGCTGATAGAAAGGACATGGCCGCACGCTCTCCCATCAACTTTATCGACAACATTAAAGCGCCAATTATGTTAATTCAAGGAGCAAATGATCCAAGAGTGCCACAGGAACAGTCTGAATTAATAGCCAAAGCATTATTCAATGCTCAACTTCCTGTTGAATACATCTTAGCGAAAAATGAAGGGCATGGTTTTATTCAACACAATAATAAACTAGCTTCCATCATCGCCATGGAACGCTTTTTCGCAATACATTTAGGTGGAACAAAGTCTGACAGCGATGATCCTGATTTAGCCAATCATCTAGCCACATTGACGGTAGATGTTAGCACCCTTTAA
- a CDS encoding leucyl aminopeptidase has product MSLTTRFSALALAVASMTSANAADFEFNTKLADADALVIFQAGENQSNLKFLDKDTRKQLERAIAAEDFNGAYGKTVEVLAPVDSDYKRIFIVGLGDAGELNASKMTKLGGNLHAKFEGKKLENVAVAFEGVEGALSNAELAAQFAHGANLRDHTFEVYKKEPNTFNVSYHFDVADKQATQAQYKALQHIQAGVFLARDLTSEVATEMTPVDFAKAAKELEQYGVEVEVLAPAELKELGMGALEGVGRGSEHGSRLVVAHYKGNSETPIALIGKGITFDSGGYSIKTGASIARMKSDMAGAAAVLGTVKAMALSKADVNVVAVMGMAANMVSQYAIAPGDVLRTAEGISVEVVNTDAEGRLVLSDAMWYARKHYSPEIMIDVATLTGSKIRAVGNEYSAIFSEDDSLITEFTNAGKVVNENVWRLPLGYKDKLKSDIADFQNVGSGGPGATTAATFLQQFAGDTRWVHIDIAGNALSSSAKDEVPTGGTGYGVRLLSQWLLTAK; this is encoded by the coding sequence ATGTCATTGACTACGCGTTTTTCTGCTTTAGCGCTGGCGGTTGCCAGTATGACTTCTGCAAATGCCGCTGACTTTGAGTTCAATACCAAGCTTGCAGACGCTGATGCACTAGTAATTTTTCAAGCTGGTGAAAACCAAAGTAACCTAAAGTTCCTAGATAAAGACACTCGTAAACAGTTGGAGCGCGCAATTGCTGCTGAAGACTTTAATGGCGCGTATGGCAAAACAGTTGAAGTATTAGCACCTGTAGACTCTGATTATAAGCGTATCTTCATTGTTGGTTTAGGTGACGCAGGTGAACTCAACGCCAGCAAAATGACCAAACTTGGTGGTAACCTACACGCTAAATTCGAAGGTAAAAAGCTGGAGAATGTTGCAGTTGCATTCGAAGGCGTTGAAGGAGCGCTTTCAAATGCAGAACTGGCAGCACAATTTGCACACGGTGCAAACCTTCGTGACCACACCTTCGAAGTATACAAAAAAGAGCCAAACACTTTTAACGTAAGCTATCACTTCGACGTTGCCGATAAACAAGCAACACAGGCTCAGTATAAAGCACTGCAACACATTCAAGCTGGCGTGTTTTTAGCACGTGACTTGACCTCTGAAGTCGCAACAGAAATGACCCCGGTTGACTTTGCAAAAGCGGCAAAAGAACTTGAACAATATGGCGTTGAAGTAGAAGTACTAGCACCAGCTGAACTCAAAGAACTTGGTATGGGTGCGCTTGAGGGCGTTGGCCGTGGTAGTGAACACGGCTCTCGCTTAGTTGTTGCACATTATAAAGGTAACAGCGAGACACCAATTGCCCTGATCGGTAAAGGTATTACTTTTGATTCGGGTGGTTATAGCATCAAAACCGGCGCTTCGATCGCACGCATGAAATCTGACATGGCAGGTGCGGCTGCCGTGCTTGGTACAGTAAAAGCAATGGCGCTAAGCAAAGCAGACGTAAACGTGGTAGCAGTCATGGGTATGGCGGCAAATATGGTGTCTCAGTATGCAATTGCGCCGGGTGATGTGCTACGTACTGCAGAAGGTATTAGCGTAGAGGTTGTAAACACAGATGCTGAAGGTCGTTTGGTGCTGTCTGATGCAATGTGGTACGCACGTAAACATTACAGCCCTGAGATCATGATTGACGTCGCGACATTAACTGGCTCTAAAATTCGTGCTGTTGGTAACGAGTATTCAGCAATTTTCTCTGAAGATGATAGCTTAATTACAGAATTTACCAACGCCGGTAAAGTTGTGAACGAGAACGTATGGCGTCTACCGCTTGGCTATAAGGACAAACTAAAATCTGACATCGCCGATTTCCAAAACGTAGGTTCTGGTGGTCCTGGTGCAACAACTGCTGCGACTTTCCTACAACAATTTGCAGGTGACACCCGTTGGGTTCATATCGATATTGCAGGTAACGCACTTTCAAGCTCCGCTAAAGACGAAGTTCCAACCGGTGGTACAGGCTATGGCGTTCGCCTTCTAAGTCAATGGCTATTAACTGCTAAATAA
- a CDS encoding MFS transporter → MSKISENIYQKLTNDDEARACRAIDDKACREVPGNYVLILLSQLFSKLGDALLNPKITLPWLMQSLGAPAYLISALVPIRESGSLIPQLFIGQWVRKHAKRKLLWSLGALIQATCVLLMALLAWNQTENQFYAWLVLGLLAIFSIARSLSSVSSKDVIGKTIPKQKRGQLSGQAASVSGLITVTFGVGLFIAATQVNNINFVVTLILAAIFWLIGALTFSKIKEYEGATEGGENGLEKVKQDFALLKTDPILKKFILARGLLLSSALIPPYFTVIAQQNIGNGAWVLAVLLAVSGLASLVSGAFWGRLADQSSKHVMMYGATITVAITAVLLTTSLFYSSLLEKMWFIPLCYFVIAIAHQGVRVGRKTYVVDMAEGNKRTSYVTLSNTIIGIVLLLTSALGVVASVFSINVLLTLYIMITILGIVLTSRLPNVTER, encoded by the coding sequence GTGAGTAAAATAAGTGAAAATATCTATCAAAAGCTAACCAATGACGATGAGGCGCGTGCCTGTAGAGCAATTGATGATAAGGCATGTAGAGAAGTTCCTGGTAACTACGTGCTTATTTTATTGAGCCAGCTTTTTAGCAAATTGGGAGATGCTTTGCTCAATCCTAAAATCACGTTACCTTGGCTGATGCAATCACTCGGTGCTCCCGCTTATTTGATATCGGCTCTCGTTCCCATTCGTGAATCAGGCTCACTGATCCCACAATTATTTATCGGCCAATGGGTGCGCAAGCATGCGAAACGTAAACTTCTATGGTCTCTCGGCGCACTTATTCAAGCTACTTGTGTACTACTTATGGCATTACTTGCATGGAACCAAACTGAAAATCAATTCTACGCTTGGTTAGTACTTGGATTACTGGCAATTTTTAGCATCGCTCGCAGCTTAAGCTCGGTGTCATCAAAAGATGTCATCGGTAAAACTATCCCCAAACAAAAGCGTGGCCAGCTTAGCGGCCAAGCCGCCTCTGTCAGTGGACTTATAACCGTTACATTTGGTGTTGGGCTTTTTATCGCTGCCACTCAAGTAAACAACATCAACTTTGTGGTCACACTAATACTAGCTGCAATCTTTTGGCTGATTGGCGCGTTAACGTTCTCAAAAATTAAAGAATATGAAGGCGCAACCGAAGGTGGTGAAAACGGATTAGAGAAAGTAAAACAAGATTTCGCGCTGTTAAAAACCGATCCGATACTTAAAAAGTTTATTCTAGCTCGTGGTTTGCTGTTAAGTTCTGCGCTTATTCCGCCTTATTTCACGGTAATAGCACAACAGAATATCGGCAACGGTGCATGGGTGTTGGCCGTTTTATTAGCAGTGTCCGGACTTGCCAGTTTAGTCAGTGGCGCTTTTTGGGGTCGCCTTGCCGATCAATCAAGTAAACACGTGATGATGTATGGAGCAACAATCACCGTTGCTATCACTGCAGTGCTACTAACAACATCTTTATTTTATTCTTCGCTGCTCGAAAAGATGTGGTTTATTCCGCTTTGCTATTTTGTCATTGCTATCGCCCACCAAGGCGTGCGTGTGGGTCGAAAAACCTACGTGGTCGATATGGCAGAAGGAAACAAGCGCACCAGTTACGTCACGCTCAGTAACACAATTATTGGCATTGTACTTTTATTAACAAGTGCTCTTGGTGTCGTTGCCTCGGTATTTTCAATTAATGTGTTACTTACACTCTACATTATGATCACGATATTAGGCATCGTGCTGACAAGCCGCTTACCTAATGTCACTGAACGGTAA
- the pxpB gene encoding 5-oxoprolinase subunit PxpB, whose amino-acid sequence MSDVSCYLLGEQAIVVNATCLPKNKSPINQRLFALKKWLDSSGDFVDVVPAKSSVTAYLKDPRKADAWQHKIQAHWQDLEVAEVKPTHHHIEVFYGKEFGQDFERIADELQLTPKQLIELHSSVDYQVQFIGFLPGFAYLSGLPTALQLPRKSTPITKVPKGSIAIADSYSAIYPSQSPGGWHLLGQTNTTLFDPNSASASLLQPGDIVRFVEKSC is encoded by the coding sequence ATGTCTGATGTGAGTTGTTATTTATTAGGTGAGCAAGCAATTGTTGTAAATGCAACGTGTTTGCCTAAAAACAAAAGTCCAATTAATCAACGATTGTTCGCCCTCAAGAAATGGCTAGATAGTAGCGGTGATTTTGTTGATGTGGTGCCTGCCAAATCTTCCGTTACTGCCTATTTAAAAGACCCCCGCAAAGCCGATGCCTGGCAACACAAAATCCAAGCACATTGGCAAGACCTAGAAGTAGCAGAGGTAAAGCCAACACACCATCATATTGAGGTGTTTTATGGCAAAGAATTCGGACAAGATTTTGAACGCATAGCGGACGAATTACAACTGACGCCAAAACAGCTTATAGAGCTGCACTCAAGCGTTGATTATCAAGTGCAATTTATTGGCTTCTTACCTGGTTTTGCTTACTTGTCAGGGTTACCTACCGCACTTCAACTACCCAGAAAATCCACACCAATTACCAAGGTCCCCAAAGGCAGTATTGCCATCGCAGACAGCTACAGTGCAATTTACCCGAGTCAATCTCCTGGTGGCTGGCATTTGCTTGGACAAACCAACACTACCCTATTTGACCCAAATTCTGCATCAGCAAGCTTGCTGCAACCGGGCGATATCGTGCGTTTTGTGGAGAAATCATGCTAG
- the msrA gene encoding peptide-methionine (S)-S-oxide reductase MsrA, producing the protein MKTLQVAASIGLIMMLGVGLSAIAGTDMPKPKVDGASNHIKTLVLGSGCFWGPEKRYEKMTGVIDAESGYADGKGFKPSYREIIKPSRRFDEDNYAEVVKVTYNANLITTDALLKYYFESHDPTQKNRQGNDVGTQYRSIILYTDDQQSDKAHLLKAQYQHLLSEQGYGDIHTTIKPLRKFYPAEEYHQNYLAKNPNGYCPDHSTGVTFDKVVKDKTDNTSLTQGKHIVIVDAKSYCPYCEKLKKEVLNDYQGDIPLHFRYADQLEGLMIKTATWATPTILFIEDGVESLGFQGFMAREEFYKALGAFKLGRSEAFDIAFQKGTERPFCKQYDIFKNTPDGVFIDKLSGKALFDTRDRFNSGTGWLSFTHPVKDSVTYHKDLSHGMVRTEIRSKSSGIHLGHVFKNEGPKGQDRYCINAQVLEFKAREAL; encoded by the coding sequence ATGAAAACATTACAGGTAGCCGCGTCGATAGGGCTTATCATGATGTTAGGAGTAGGCTTGTCTGCGATCGCGGGTACAGATATGCCGAAGCCTAAAGTCGATGGCGCAAGTAATCATATTAAAACGTTAGTGTTGGGCTCAGGTTGTTTCTGGGGTCCTGAAAAGCGCTATGAAAAAATGACGGGCGTGATAGATGCTGAGTCGGGCTATGCGGACGGTAAAGGGTTTAAGCCAAGCTATAGAGAAATCATTAAACCGAGTCGACGTTTCGATGAAGATAACTATGCAGAGGTGGTTAAGGTAACTTACAACGCAAATCTTATCACCACCGATGCGCTGCTAAAATACTACTTTGAAAGTCATGATCCAACCCAAAAAAATCGTCAGGGTAATGATGTTGGAACGCAGTATCGCTCGATCATTCTCTATACTGATGATCAGCAAAGTGACAAAGCTCACTTATTAAAAGCGCAGTATCAACATTTATTATCTGAGCAAGGTTATGGCGATATTCATACCACAATTAAGCCACTTAGAAAATTTTATCCAGCGGAAGAGTATCATCAAAACTATTTAGCCAAGAATCCCAATGGATATTGCCCAGATCATAGCACGGGAGTGACTTTTGATAAGGTGGTGAAAGATAAAACTGATAACACTTCGCTTACCCAAGGTAAGCATATTGTTATTGTAGACGCTAAGAGCTATTGCCCTTACTGCGAAAAGTTAAAAAAAGAGGTGTTAAATGACTATCAAGGTGATATTCCACTTCATTTTCGCTATGCAGATCAACTCGAAGGACTAATGATAAAAACCGCGACTTGGGCAACGCCAACAATCTTATTTATTGAAGATGGTGTTGAGTCCCTTGGCTTTCAAGGTTTTATGGCGAGAGAAGAATTTTACAAGGCACTCGGTGCTTTTAAGCTGGGCCGCTCGGAAGCCTTTGACATTGCCTTTCAAAAAGGCACAGAGCGACCATTTTGCAAGCAATACGATATCTTTAAAAACACACCAGATGGCGTATTTATTGATAAATTGAGTGGTAAAGCTCTTTTCGATACCCGAGATAGGTTTAACTCAGGCACTGGGTGGCTGTCGTTTACCCACCCAGTAAAAGACAGCGTGACCTATCACAAAGATTTAAGCCACGGAATGGTAAGAACCGAAATACGCTCAAAAAGCAGTGGTATTCATTTAGGTCATGTATTTAAAAATGAAGGGCCAAAAGGTCAAGACCGCTATTGTATCAATGCCCAAGTACTTGAGTTTAAAGCGAGAGAGGCGCTTTAG
- a CDS encoding helix-turn-helix domain-containing protein, with product MEIVVNLDVVMAMRKVSSKELAKEIGITEANLSLLKRGKVKGVRFETLAQICNYLDCQPGDILEFKP from the coding sequence ATGGAAATTGTTGTGAACTTAGATGTAGTCATGGCCATGAGAAAAGTCTCATCCAAAGAGCTGGCAAAAGAAATCGGCATCACAGAAGCGAACTTATCGCTGTTAAAGCGCGGTAAAGTCAAAGGCGTTAGGTTTGAAACACTAGCCCAAATTTGCAATTATTTGGACTGCCAACCGGGCGATATTCTGGAGTTTAAACCTTAA